Within the Ostrinia nubilalis chromosome 12, ilOstNubi1.1, whole genome shotgun sequence genome, the region CTACAATCCTCATGATGACTTGTGCTTGCAGAAGGGCATAAGCCAGCTGTGGGTTTTGGAGAAGCATATTCCTTGCTTCCGTTGGATTGTTCTGAAACATAACACaaaatatgtaagtaagtaTGACTGATTCAGACTTTTCatcaatatttcataaaaaaataaggtttaCTTTTTTATCATATTATACTACTACAATAACTGCacacaggaagatttaatgaaagCTACTGATAACACCAATCTTGTGGCGgtgttttgggctgacactgtgtggtttgttgtcgacacgacaagaaaaaaaaagaagagacTTTAATAAATAGCAAAGGAACAGtgtcatttgttatttttttacctGAATGCACAATTTCATTTGTTTCATCAACTCGAACATTTGTTCAGGCGGAAGTGTGGCCACAGCCTTGCTGATAGCTTCGGGTGCCTTCTCTGGTTCAACAGGATCTCCATAAGGATTTTcaatctgaaaataaacaaagatatacttgttataatgatttattttatttataggtgccaaaactatttaattttaaaccaaaTAACCAGTAACTAAGAGAACCCATATTGATTTACATTTAGTAATTGGGCAAATGCTCCAGAAAACTGATCAACGAATAACTTGAATAAGCCAGACTCACCTGTGGCCCTTGCATCAAAGCTTGCATCTCCATCCTTGACTTCTCAGTACAGGCATTGTCAACCCTCAAAGTACGACCACCAATCTCGTAGCCATTAAGATTTCTCATAGCACTAAGCGCGGTCTCCTGGTCCTTGTACTCACAGAAACCATAACCTTTAGGTTTGCCGGTTTCTCTGTCAAATACCAATTTAAAGGACAGCACCGGCCCTACTTCTCGAAATATGTCCTTCAACTTCTCCTCGGTGGCTTCGTAGGGAATATTACCAACTAAAAACAAAGTTAAACGTGATTTTATGTTCTTTTTATACGTGTCTCCTGTGAAACTCACACTTACCGAATACAGATCTCATGGATTTATCCATGATACTCTGCTCCTCTTTTTCCTTGCTTTTATCCATTTTGAAGCGGTTTTGTTTACACTAAAACTTATTTCaggaaatgtaataaaaaattagaagAAGCGCTTTTTACACAAACAACAAGCCCGGCCCGTAGATCTGACATGTGATCTGACATctgtcaatatttttttaaaatgaatttatgTGCTTGGCTCACAAATATTTAAGCAGTTTAAACTTGAGCAAGTAATCACTTTATTACAGTTTccagtttattaaaattattacaagacTTCTCTGTCTTCCAAAACAATATTTGTAGAACGTTGTCTCGCTACGACAAGGCTCACTATTACAACTTAAGGTTGGCAGACACTGCGTCGATTCGTATCGCTTTTTCATCATTAGCTATCTCACTCTTATTCACTGTATATTCGTATAGTGCTATACTACTCTTACTCATAGACTATCCGCTAACCTTTAACGACCTCATAATAAGTTTCCATAATGCAAGCAACCTTGAAAACTCTATGGTCTATGGATATGGATAAAAAATATAAGGATGTTTATAGTCgataaaaaatatcgaaaatttCTTTAATATCTCGTCCATTCACAGTCTGTGACTGTGCACAGCAGTGCGTTGAATGGTTAGTTGCGCTGATCGTGCGCTAATCATCAGCAGAATGCATGGCACGTCAAGCATTTTAGACTAGCACGCGCCTAGCTATCAGCGCGGGCGATGCCATTGCTGCCTGTCTAGGTTTTTTTTTGTCATCATGGGGCGGGGCTCAAATCGAGCctaaaaaatttatttttgattcGGTATTTTTACTTCAATTCAAACATCCATGCATTGTTAGGGATCATGACTTATAGTACCTATACATATGATAGTATAATTTAGGTTTCGggaataaatgatgatgattgactTTAGTTCCATGGAAGATGGGACGGCAACTAGTGTGGGGTGCAACCAGCATAGACACACTGGCACCGTTTCATCTTCCGCAAACCTCGTCTGAGGCTGGTACTGATGTTGCATCAGCGGAATCCTTCAAGCGGCGCAAATATGTAGGACATGGGCTACATGTTTGAGCCATTCGAGACTCTAGGTCCGTGGTAACCAAGAGCTCATCGTCTGTACAGTGAAAAAACCAAGTGGCTGATTGACTATACAGGAGATGGAAGAGCTGGCACATTTCTTGACCAACCAATCAGTTTGGCCATTCAGCGTCGAAATGCAAccagcattctgggcaccatgtTGCGTTGTTTGGACTGCGATTtggtacataatttttatttgtaaatatttagtctatgtaggtagtttatttctatgtataatattttgatattgttcATAATTTACAAAAACGATACCTATGTAAGAACTATTTGGGAATAaacgtaaatattttatttcaattcatttCAGTTCAAGTCAATGATTAATGAAGAATACTCACAGACAGATTTAAGTAATGAcgacatacctacttaatttagaacaaaaaggTAAAGATCGATACATAGTTTTTTTCATACATGATACATCACTATCTATTTGATTGGTGTGCGGTGCGGGCGACGTGATGTTGATTGAGTtggataattttgtaaaaatctaGGGAAATCTTGTGTTTAAAGACAGTAATAAAATCTAGAAATCAGACAAACCAATgcgaaacataaaaaaaacagtgtAAAGTTTTTTTGAAGGGAGTGTTCAGCACACAAAATAGAAGTAAAGTGTTGTTGTCAAGTCAGAAAATGTATTGATTTGTTTCTGTGCGATGAGTTGACAAAACCATGTCAGGTGTGATTTAGTAAATAATCTTCGATTAAAGAAGTGTTGATTGAGATAAGATATTAACAGTCACCTGCAACGGAATGAATCTTGATAACTCTTCAAGGGAAAATTCCGAAGCTTTAGATTCCATCGGTACAGTAAGCCCGAGAGAAAAGTATCACAGCATGAGAGAAAAGAAGTTATCTACTGCATCCCTCACTAATACTGAGGGGGCCCGTCCGAAGGTCGTCACGGTAAAACATCCAGAATCAAACAAACCTAAACCTACTGCTAAGAAAAATAAACCCATACAAGCTGATCTTGATGTCATCAAGGAATTTATAAGATGCCGAGACGAAGGTGTGAGGCGACTAGACCTCAGCAAGTCCTCAATAACATCTCTGCCTCCTAATGTCAGGGACCTGACGCACTTAGtagaattttatttgtatggtaATAAGCTTGTGGCCCTACCTGCAGAGTTTGGTTGCCTGACAAATCTACAGACATTAGCATTGAATGAGAATTCATTAACAAGCCTGCCTGATTCACTTGCAAATTTGAAATGCttgaaagttttggatttgagACATAATAAACTTAGTGATATTCCTGAAGTAGTTTATAAACTCACTTCCTTGACAACCCTTTTCTTACGATTCAACCGGATCAGGGTGGTTGGTGATGGAATTGCCAACTTGACCAATCTCACAATGCTCAGTCTGAGAGAGAATAAAATCAAAGAATTGTCATCTGGCATTGGAAAACTGGTCAATCTAGTTACATTTGATGTGTCTCACAATCACCTCGAGCATTTGCCACAAGAAATTGGCAACTGTGTTAACTTATCAACACTAGATTTGCAACACAATGAGTTATTAGACATACCTGAGACTATTGGGAACCTTCAGGCTCTGACCAGACTAGGACTGAGGTACAATAGATTAACTGCTATACCTGAAAGCCTAAGTAATTGCAAGCATATGGATGAATTCAATGTGGAGGGAAACTCCATATCCCAGCTTCCTGAAGGGCTGCTTGCCAGTCTGAATGAGCTCACCAGTATCACAATATCGCGTAATTCGTTTGCGAGCTATCCTTCTGGAGGTCCAGCACAAttcacaaatacattttcaatcAATTTGGAACATAATCAAATAGATAAAATTCCATATGGCATATTCTCTCGAGCAAAAAACTTGACAAAACTAAACATGAAAGAGAATTTGCTCACTTCTCTGCCATTAGACATGGGAAACTGGGTTAACATGGTAGAACTCAACCTGGGGACAAATCAACTGACTAAACTGCCTGAAGATATTCAATGCTTACAGAACTTAGAAGTTCTTATTTTGTCAAACAATCTCCTGAGAAGGGTTCCACCAAGTATTGGGAATTTGAGAAAACTTCGAGTGCTGGATTTGGAAGAAAATAAGTTGGAGATCCTTCCCAATGAAATTGGGTTGCTTCATGATTTGCAGAAATTGATAGTGCAGTCGAATCAAATCAATACTCTGCCACGATCCATCGGTCATTTGACCAACCTCACCTATCTGAGTGTTGGAGAAAACAATTTGCAATACCTACCAGAAGAAATAGGTACACTAGAGAATTTGGAATCACTCTATTTGAATGATAATCCTAATTTGTGCAATTTGCCATTTGAATTAGCTCTGTGTGTGAGTTTGCAAATCATGAGCATTGAGAATTGTCCTTTGACAGCTATTCCACCTGAGGTGGTCTCGTCAGGACCATCCTTAGTCATTCAATATTTGAAGTCACAAGGACCTTACCGAGCTATGTGATATCAGGATGATTTTCTACCAAGCGGTGAAGGCACCTAAGATGCCAATATTGCTTATTCAAGCTTCTCCAGAAAATGTATACTCAGTAAttaagaatattttatgtttatgtgTAGTTTAACTGTAATGCAATTTGTGTCACAATTTTCTAAAGTGTTTAAACTCTTTACTATGATTCTATCAAtcatgacattttattatttacatagtaTTGTTAACATGTTAAAGAATTTAATGTGTTTATTAGTTAGAAATTTTAAATCTTCCTGTGCTATTGAATGATTcattattttatagtaatatgAATTGTTTAACTTTGTAAATtatatgtaataaaaatgataaaaaatacaaaaatacatcCATTAGTGTTAGTAGATAGAAACTTTAAAATGCTGTATATAATGTATGCACAAACCTGTGCTGTGTTATGTTACAAtagtacataattaatttaattatcaaACAAAGAAGAATCATAAACTCTTTTTTGTGCAGTtgttgtattaaattattttcaaaattttcaggATATTATTaggtaatgttttattatgaaTGTACCTATTTGCATTTTTAAACTAAGAAATTGCATTACAATATGCAATGATTATGTTATTGTCTTAAatctaggtaggtactgtaTGTGATTTGAAATGTCacatttttactttttgactGAAAAATATCAATGTTTTACCTACTTTTTGAAATGCTTTGCACAATGCAAAACGACTACTTATAATCCGgttgagttaactgcgcacctggcagctgtgacgtcacatctacgctctggtacggaacggggcgaacgcggggaggggTGCGGTtaagtgggagggagagtcgcattccagcgagttGCGCAGTTAGTTCGTTCGGGTTGTAATCAActaagtataatatttttttattatgggTCAGGAATCCTAATTTTTATCAAATGATTagttttcaatttttattaattaactatatTGCCTGGTTTCCACTTGTctgtaaaataattaggtaccttGTTAGATCAATACTCAAAATTGTAATTGATTATAATGAACTGTCTTTTTTATTAATGAACAGTATTTTAACATTCATTGATGTAATGGGGTTTTAAAAccaagaaatattaataaactacGATATTTAGATCTCATCAAAACATACTATTGTAACAGTATTTAATCAAGTCTTATTTTGTTCATTAGATTTGTATGAAGGTTTTAACTAAGGATTATGTATATTTGCAATTTGAATCAATGTTTTaactattattaatattttacacaatgtaagtaagtatgttCCGCATCAGAAATCTTCGAAAATTAATCTTGACTCTGAAAACCTTATTAtccatttatttaaatacttaatagtaCCCATCTAACTGGGTAAAGGTTTTTAGTAACATTATGATggatatattttatacttaagCTTAAGTATATGTTTGTTTTCGGTCTGTACGCGTAAACGTACAAATCTAGAATGTTTAAGTTTACAGAAAATGAACATTGTTCTTTAGTGGCAAGtcaaatcctattttttttctaaatgttaAGATAAACAACTAAAAAACATAGATATCTGACCTACTGTTAAATTATtggtaatacattatttttgatgcAGAGTATACCTACTAAgtaggtaagataaaacataataaattagAACTAATTTGACATATTTCGTCTACTTTTCCTGTATGTTGCATTTAATTACAAGAATgtaatcaattattttattgaccATGTATGTATGAAGTATAGtatagtaggtattttatgtattgatGTTTTATATCTTGTGTAATCTGATATAGCGGGTAAGTGTAATCGATTTATCAGTTTTCTTTTATCATGCtaatacattattaatttttgaataatttatcataCCTATTATTTGTTGTTAATTAATGCTTTTCTTACAATTTGATGTTTCGATAATAAATCAATGTGCGTAAGTTTTAGTCCATACAATCTTGTACCTACTTTGTGCTACGGGTGGAGTGCAATGAGTGTGAATGCACTGCTGCTGCCGGAGGTAGACAATTCAGAACCGGCACAGCCTAACTAAAGAGTGCTTCGTAAGGTTCTGAGTCGCTTGCCAGGAGTCTTTCTTCCGTCTATATACTGTTTAGTATGCCACTGCCCGTAGCAGTGACGTCATAgtgctatacagggtggttagATTACAATTAGCGATGTTCTAGAAACAATAATGATACGTTGAACTATTGTTgctataaacacaaaatggAAATTGCAGGCCACATACTAAACGTGCTTCCTCATCACACTGAAACTAACATATCACATGCATACATTCTATCTTCCAAGCGTGCGTGAACCATTCCTACTATGTTTCTAGAACATTGCCAGGCGAAAccaaataccttttaaaattattaaaactaatTCGGTGTCTAATATtgttaataatacataattgttCTGTTATAATATGTGTGGATATTTATGTATGCATTTATATTAATGGaataaatataacattgtagtgcatattatttatattagatATTTCAAGCTATCTATAGATTGACCCAAATTCAAGgtatattttttcttcaggTGAAACCTATAATAATGTTGATCCATGTGTAAATCGTTTCAATAACATGTAAACGTGttatgagaaataaataaacttgtatTGAATAgtgcttttttatttattattgtaagaaCCCACATTCTGAATTCGTCTAATCTGCATTCTGTACATTTAGAAATTTTTTGGGAGTGTGTATAAATGAAggggtgaaaacaaaaacaagaaagtcaataatttatgaagTGCTGTATTGTATTACACAAGTTTCATTCTTAAATTGCgcatttttcttacaaataATTGAAAAGTTATATACAATTCAAGCTTTATTTATATGTAAAGTAAATCAAAGCAGTCtataaatatttaccaaataatatAGTAAAGCATAAATTAACACAATTtttatatgatatcaaaacataATCGTCCCTTCtaattcatcttactttaaaactTGTCAACATAATCAGAAGCAGTGATATTGAAACAttgaaattctaattagtacgaAACATACAGGTTCGTAATAATTAGGAGAATTCTTAAGATAATTAGAATTTTAATGTCTCAAAATtaggtgcagtcctgttgtcccccctgcttggcccccctaggagagccaacaggatttcgaaatcctgttgtcccccctggctaggggagacaacaggactagatttttaatcaatgatttgaggactgttgtcccccctggcaaaaattatttaaaagccataaatttttatagcataatttatgaaaaactgaagtatttgactgaatgccaaattgccaaactgaatacctaaacgtttgtCTTAGTTTGT harbors:
- the LOC135076937 gene encoding leucine-rich repeat protein soc-2 homolog, whose translation is MNLDNSSRENSEALDSIGTVSPREKYHSMREKKLSTASLTNTEGARPKVVTVKHPESNKPKPTAKKNKPIQADLDVIKEFIRCRDEGVRRLDLSKSSITSLPPNVRDLTHLVEFYLYGNKLVALPAEFGCLTNLQTLALNENSLTSLPDSLANLKCLKVLDLRHNKLSDIPEVVYKLTSLTTLFLRFNRIRVVGDGIANLTNLTMLSLRENKIKELSSGIGKLVNLVTFDVSHNHLEHLPQEIGNCVNLSTLDLQHNELLDIPETIGNLQALTRLGLRYNRLTAIPESLSNCKHMDEFNVEGNSISQLPEGLLASLNELTSITISRNSFASYPSGGPAQFTNTFSINLEHNQIDKIPYGIFSRAKNLTKLNMKENLLTSLPLDMGNWVNMVELNLGTNQLTKLPEDIQCLQNLEVLILSNNLLRRVPPSIGNLRKLRVLDLEENKLEILPNEIGLLHDLQKLIVQSNQINTLPRSIGHLTNLTYLSVGENNLQYLPEEIGTLENLESLYLNDNPNLCNLPFELALCVSLQIMSIENCPLTAIPPEVVSSGPSLVIQYLKSQGPYRAM